One segment of Natronosalvus halobius DNA contains the following:
- a CDS encoding dihydrodipicolinate synthase family protein, whose amino-acid sequence MTFQQALEGVTCPIVTPFDESGSVDEESLGSLVDALLEGGIDGLFPCGTTGEFASLSPDERRRVVEVTVERANGEVPVLAGAAATSVAETVDYAESAAEVGADIAVVVPPYFHTANDPAGDCRFFEAVADRSPLPLVLYNIPSCTGQPIALETLEAVASHENVVGLKDSSGDFEYFLAAMRRTPEEFLCLQGFDTLLVPSLRMGADGGVNALSNVAPEAYAEVLETAETERGEALQASISGLFEACGTYGFAPATKAALGHRGWLPSDAVRPPLVTVPEAGRETITDRADTLLEG is encoded by the coding sequence ATGACTTTCCAGCAGGCGCTCGAGGGCGTCACGTGCCCCATCGTGACGCCGTTCGACGAATCAGGATCGGTCGACGAGGAATCGCTGGGCTCGCTCGTCGACGCGCTCCTCGAGGGCGGCATTGATGGGCTCTTTCCCTGCGGGACGACCGGCGAGTTCGCGAGCCTCTCGCCCGACGAACGGCGTCGGGTCGTCGAGGTCACAGTGGAGCGAGCAAACGGCGAGGTACCGGTCCTCGCCGGTGCCGCTGCGACGAGCGTCGCCGAGACGGTCGATTACGCCGAATCGGCCGCCGAGGTCGGCGCCGACATCGCGGTTGTCGTCCCGCCGTACTTCCACACAGCGAACGATCCCGCTGGCGACTGCCGATTCTTCGAGGCGGTGGCCGACCGGTCGCCACTCCCTCTCGTGCTCTACAACATCCCGTCGTGTACGGGTCAGCCCATCGCCCTCGAGACGCTCGAGGCTGTCGCCAGCCACGAGAACGTCGTCGGCCTGAAAGACTCGAGCGGCGACTTCGAGTACTTCCTGGCGGCGATGCGCCGAACGCCCGAGGAATTTCTGTGTCTCCAGGGGTTCGACACGCTGCTCGTCCCCTCTCTCCGAATGGGCGCCGACGGGGGCGTGAACGCGCTCTCGAACGTCGCCCCGGAGGCGTACGCCGAGGTACTCGAGACCGCCGAAACCGAGCGCGGAGAGGCGCTCCAGGCGTCGATCTCGGGACTGTTCGAGGCGTGTGGAACCTATGGATTCGCTCCCGCGACCAAAGCCGCCCTCGGCCACCGCGGGTGGCTCCCGTCCGACGCGGTTCGCCCGCCGCTGGTCACCGTTCCCGAGGCAGGACGAGAGACGATCACCGACCGTGCCGACACGCTGCTCGAGGGCTGA
- a CDS encoding ArsR/SmtB family transcription factor yields MTPTDSEDRVSPSASDAIDSLANDRRLEILIALADREWEVQENGHVMSFTDLYDAVDVDSTSQFSYHLTTLVGRFVAETDGGYRLTYAGDKVVRAILSGLYEAPPTFEAVDVDGVCPFCREAALVADSLEERFVVRCAACDSTLLADAFPRSQAAHRSPSEIAESFGCGIWSTAVAVDGGVCPECNGVVDAAVDSHERDGLVVHTVAHTCRECRTMIHLPIEVFVALHPETAAFLHRHGISVLETPLWELFGSFTSGEWTTDVRSMSPLEARFELSYDDEMLVLEMDDDLEVTPVAKPSEIGMEANK; encoded by the coding sequence ATGACTCCCACGGACAGCGAGGACCGCGTTTCGCCGTCGGCGAGCGACGCGATCGACTCACTCGCGAACGACCGCCGCCTCGAAATCCTGATCGCGCTGGCAGACCGCGAGTGGGAGGTGCAGGAAAACGGACACGTCATGTCGTTCACTGACCTGTATGACGCGGTCGACGTCGACAGCACGTCCCAGTTCTCCTACCACCTCACGACCCTCGTCGGACGATTCGTCGCCGAGACGGACGGTGGATACCGACTCACGTACGCCGGCGACAAGGTCGTTCGCGCGATTCTGTCGGGCCTGTACGAGGCGCCGCCGACGTTCGAGGCCGTCGACGTCGACGGCGTGTGCCCGTTTTGCCGAGAAGCCGCACTCGTCGCAGACTCCCTCGAGGAGCGCTTCGTCGTCCGGTGTGCGGCCTGTGACTCGACACTCCTGGCGGATGCCTTTCCGCGCAGCCAGGCGGCACACCGATCGCCGTCCGAAATCGCCGAGAGTTTCGGATGCGGCATCTGGAGTACGGCCGTCGCGGTCGACGGCGGCGTCTGTCCGGAGTGTAACGGCGTCGTCGACGCTGCCGTCGACTCCCACGAGCGCGATGGTCTGGTCGTGCACACGGTCGCCCACACCTGTCGCGAGTGTCGCACGATGATCCACCTGCCGATAGAGGTGTTCGTCGCGCTCCATCCCGAAACCGCAGCGTTCCTCCACCGACACGGCATCTCGGTTCTCGAGACGCCACTCTGGGAACTGTTCGGCTCCTTCACGTCCGGGGAGTGGACGACCGACGTTCGGTCGATGTCGCCACTCGAGGCCCGATTCGAACTCTCGTATGACGATGAGATGCTCGTTCTCGAGATGGATGACGACCTCGAGGTTACGCCAGTCGCAAAACCCTCGGAGATTGGTATGGAAGCGAACAAATGA